One region of Podospora bellae-mahoneyi strain CBS 112042 chromosome 1 map unlocalized CBS112042p_1.2, whole genome shotgun sequence genomic DNA includes:
- a CDS encoding uncharacterized protein (EggNog:ENOG503P0H5), translating to MVRRLPWLLHLARISHTSETFSASAIKGIDRAIWQGFLSLGYHVDLRPVLITERYEDDSYRYVMGKYFPAETYQNWQVGDETHLKRLIKSWGISRFKFKEVVWMNESHDEHKQRQLMYMVYRNEAPIHSDYSYCTIIVLVPEWDNQLGARTKLTSDPDNECECVSSLDFADTDREEAMAMDESEEEEEDESGSEYGGQIHACFLQPEIEGMSPETLWAYEVVEARLVN from the exons ATGGTTAGGCGGTTACCTTGGCTTCTACACCTCGCACGCATATCGCACACATCGGAGACCTTTTCCGCCTCGGCCATCAAAGGCATTGACCGAGCGATCTGGCAAGGTTTCCTGTCCCTGGGCTACCACGTCGACCTGCGTCCTGTTCTCATCACTGAGAGGTACGAGGACGACTCGTACAGATATGTGATGGGAAAGTACTTTCCGGCGGAAACCTACCAGAATTGGCAAGTCGGTGACGAAACTCATCTTAAACGTTTGATTAAGAGTTGGGGCATCAGCCGCTTCAAGTTCAAAGAGGTTGTTTGGATGAATGAGAGCCACGACGAGCACAAACAACGACAGCTGATGTACATGGTG TACAGAAACGAAGCACCGATCCACTCCGACTACTCATACTGCACCATCATCGTCCTTGTGCCCGAGTGGGACAATCAGCTTGGCGCTAGGACAAAATTGACTTCAGATCCGGACAACGAGTGCGAGTGTGTCTCTAGCCTGGATTTTGCAGATACGGATAGGGAGGAGGCCATGGCAATGGATGAGtctgaggaagaagaggaagatgagtCTGGCTCCGAATATGGGGGTCAGATTCACGCGTGCTTTCTGCAACCTGAGATAGAAGGGATGTCTCCAGAGACCCTTTGGGCAtatgaggttgttgaagcaaGATTGGTGAACTGA